The Anabaena sp. WA102 genome contains a region encoding:
- a CDS encoding esterase/lipase family protein produces the protein MATKQQNPVLLVHGINDTGAVFNKMAFYLRQQGLSVHTVDLIPNNGSEVLEKLAQQVANYVNDTFATAQPLDIVGFSMGGIVSRYYIQRLGGINRVQRFITISSPHYGTIVAYGTWLAGALQMRPHSDFLNDLNADVEMLKQLNFTSIWTPYDLMILPATSSQIPLGKEVILRVALHPWMLTDDRTLEKVAAALVEPINAYPQ, from the coding sequence ATGGCAACAAAACAGCAAAATCCCGTTTTATTAGTGCATGGTATTAACGATACCGGGGCGGTTTTCAATAAAATGGCGTTTTATCTGCGACAACAAGGGTTGTCTGTGCATACGGTGGATTTAATCCCTAATAATGGTTCTGAGGTTTTGGAGAAATTAGCCCAGCAGGTAGCTAATTATGTAAATGATACCTTTGCAACAGCGCAACCACTGGATATAGTGGGTTTTAGTATGGGAGGAATTGTCAGCCGTTATTATATTCAGCGGTTGGGGGGAATAAATAGAGTCCAGCGATTTATTACGATTTCTTCACCTCATTATGGAACTATAGTTGCTTATGGTACTTGGCTGGCTGGTGCTTTGCAAATGCGTCCTCATAGTGATTTTCTCAATGATTTAAATGCTGATGTCGAGATGTTAAAGCAGTTGAATTTTACATCTATTTGGACACCTTATGATTTGATGATTTTACCTGCTACAAGTTCGCAAATACCTTTAGGTAAAGAAGTTATTTTACGAGTTGCACTTCACCCTTGGATGTTAACAGATGATCGGACTTTAGAAAAAGTAGCCGCAGCTTTAGTAGAACCGATTAATGCGTATCCCCAATGA
- a CDS encoding VOC family protein, translating into MNQPIFHLAFPVTNIPDTKAYYVDGLGCIPGRENPHALILNLYGHQLVAHVTKDILIPQKAIYPRHFGLIFTQEADWQELLERAKNKDLKFREEPKYRFTDSLLEHQTFFLEDPFYNLMEFKYYRHPDAIFGNAEHTLIGDTH; encoded by the coding sequence ATGAACCAACCCATATTTCACCTCGCCTTCCCCGTCACCAATATCCCCGACACCAAAGCCTATTATGTTGACGGTTTAGGCTGCATTCCCGGACGCGAAAACCCCCACGCTTTGATTCTCAACCTTTATGGACATCAATTGGTAGCCCACGTTACCAAGGATATTCTAATACCTCAAAAAGCAATTTATCCTCGACATTTTGGACTAATTTTCACCCAAGAAGCAGATTGGCAAGAATTATTAGAAAGGGCAAAAAATAAAGATTTAAAATTTAGAGAAGAACCCAAATACCGCTTTACCGATTCCCTTCTAGAACATCAGACTTTTTTCTTAGAAGATCCATTTTATAACTTAATGGAATTTAAGTATTATCGTCATCCAGACGCGATTTTTGGCAATGCTGAACATACACTCATTGGGGATACGCATTAA
- a CDS encoding Rpn family recombination-promoting nuclease/putative transposase: MFTSHIAFINGKAESACNRVKGVKEIIWTYQKQEITVTKEVRNETKRDFYRKTMLEIHCRKQNDPGIPLAYQSSLAAGQIHVVYLDELTDTSSSIGLEIIQLVVAPEDEAIQTARSLINLVQQADAANSLYLLELVERMLIYKFSTYTRQELEAMFGLTEWRQTRFYQEVKEETKLEAIPRLLKMGLSIEQIAEALELKIEVVQQAIEKQGRKES; encoded by the coding sequence TTGTTCACAAGCCATATAGCATTTATAAATGGTAAAGCTGAATCAGCTTGTAATCGAGTAAAAGGAGTAAAAGAAATAATTTGGACATATCAAAAACAGGAAATAACGGTAACTAAAGAAGTCAGAAATGAGACAAAAAGAGATTTTTATAGAAAAACTATGTTAGAAATACATTGTCGGAAACAAAACGATCCTGGAATACCCTTGGCATATCAAAGTTCACTAGCTGCGGGACAAATTCATGTAGTTTATTTAGATGAATTAACTGATACATCATCTTCAATTGGTTTAGAAATAATTCAATTAGTAGTTGCGCCTGAAGATGAAGCAATACAAACAGCAAGAAGTTTAATTAATTTAGTACAACAAGCAGATGCAGCAAACAGTCTTTATCTTTTAGAATTAGTAGAAAGGATGCTAATTTATAAGTTTTCCACCTATACCCGTCAGGAGTTAGAAGCGATGTTTGGATTAACAGAATGGCGACAAACTCGATTTTATCAAGAAGTTAAGGAAGAAACTAAGTTAGAAGCAATTCCTCGTCTTTTGAAAATGGGTTTGAGTATAGAACAAATTGCCGAAGCACTGGAATTAAAAATTGAAGTAGTACAACAAGCAATAGAAAAGCAAGGGAGAAAGGAATCTTAA
- a CDS encoding TIGR00297 family protein gives MLSLIDSVNPWLMGLGLNAILLGIVAIIPKKLLTPAGILNAGLLGVIIWGTLGWQGYLVVVFYFIVGSGVTRIGMAEKEAAGIAEKRAGARGPENVWGSALIAALCALGVLFLPDFKYLLCLGYVASFSTKLSDTTASEVGKAYGKSTFLITTLQPVPRGTEGAVSLEGTLAGMVASIAIALIGWGVNLINPLGILWSVIAAFIATNLESVIGATLQSKYTWLTNEVVNIFNTLIGATAAIILALIYQSVFV, from the coding sequence ATGTTATCTTTAATAGATTCTGTTAATCCCTGGTTAATGGGATTAGGCTTAAATGCAATTTTGCTAGGAATAGTCGCAATTATTCCCAAAAAATTGCTCACCCCGGCAGGTATACTTAATGCTGGATTATTAGGAGTAATCATTTGGGGAACACTAGGTTGGCAAGGATATCTAGTGGTAGTGTTTTATTTTATTGTCGGTTCTGGGGTAACACGCATTGGTATGGCAGAAAAAGAAGCCGCCGGAATTGCGGAAAAACGTGCCGGTGCAAGAGGACCAGAAAACGTTTGGGGTTCAGCATTAATAGCGGCTTTATGTGCGTTGGGAGTATTGTTTTTACCTGATTTTAAATATTTGTTATGTTTGGGTTATGTTGCCAGTTTTAGCACTAAACTTTCTGATACTACAGCCAGTGAAGTTGGTAAAGCTTATGGTAAAAGCACCTTTTTAATTACAACACTGCAACCAGTTCCGAGAGGGACAGAAGGGGCAGTCAGTTTAGAAGGAACTTTAGCTGGTATGGTAGCATCAATAGCGATCGCACTCATTGGTTGGGGAGTAAATTTAATTAATCCCCTTGGCATCTTATGGAGTGTCATAGCCGCATTTATCGCTACGAATTTAGAAAGTGTCATTGGTGCGACTTTGCAATCTAAATATACTTGGCTGACCAATGAGGTTGTCAATATCTTTAATACCCTGATTGGTGCAACTGCGGCGATAATATTGGCATTAATTTACCAAAGTGTCTTTGTTTAA
- a CDS encoding peptidylprolyl isomerase, translating into MESSSFLTVNDQEITLSEVVKYLQISGRLGNFMSDVLRQHVIEKEISARTDIEISSTLIEQTIIDFRLKNQLTDAQKFQEWLTGNGTDYTTFHTSITFSFQLEKLKELVTESKLPEYFIEKKIYLDRVILSRILVDSRELAEELQTQVEEGSSFEQLAKEYSLADERVFNGMMGPISRGTIPDILRAAVDSTTPGKLINPIEIEGRFALFRLEQILPASLEDTQLQQSLKNELFEKWLGDKIQNLTVKIQLD; encoded by the coding sequence ATGGAATCTTCATCTTTTTTAACTGTAAATGATCAGGAAATTACCCTATCTGAAGTAGTCAAATACTTACAAATATCTGGTAGACTAGGAAATTTCATGAGTGACGTACTGCGTCAGCACGTAATTGAAAAAGAAATTAGTGCTAGAACAGATATTGAGATTAGTTCCACCTTAATTGAACAGACAATTATTGATTTTCGTCTAAAAAATCAACTAACTGATGCCCAAAAATTTCAAGAATGGCTAACAGGCAATGGTACAGATTATACAACTTTTCATACATCTATTACCTTTAGCTTTCAGTTAGAGAAACTCAAAGAATTAGTCACAGAATCAAAATTACCAGAATACTTTATTGAAAAGAAAATTTACTTGGATAGAGTTATCCTGTCGCGGATTCTAGTTGACAGTCGGGAATTAGCAGAAGAACTACAAACTCAAGTTGAAGAAGGAAGTAGTTTTGAACAACTGGCAAAAGAGTATTCATTAGCCGATGAAAGAGTATTTAATGGCATGATGGGACCAATTAGTCGGGGGACGATACCAGACATATTACGTGCGGCTGTAGACTCAACCACCCCTGGAAAATTGATCAATCCCATAGAAATAGAAGGACGTTTTGCTTTATTTAGATTAGAACAAATTCTTCCAGCATCTTTAGAAGATACTCAATTACAACAATCACTAAAAAATGAGTTATTTGAGAAATGGCTAGGGGATAAGATTCAAAATCTGACAGTCAAAATTCAATTGGATTAA
- a CDS encoding type I secretion system permease/ATPase, whose protein sequence is MLNNLPWNEPPLSWLNAEEQNELKQQAEIHNYKLGEKIWSQKLGSDAFGKRNYQFLIVAGKVRLREEEENKTVATLQAGDWFGNCQPLFADCKAVAASKEVIVVCWNSALWKKVLNPQVNEFWNNSTEVEEIETILPVPNSPISSPSHPAKWEQPTISNYPFVGSGNTGAACLTMVAQYLQNPVQLEWVQRQLRGQKPKNLVEAGEKLGLVLRKLQVNWYELRQLTFPAVLLWNQGNQEDKNPQFNWVVAYGIKGNFLIIANPQNPDYICEHLPQSVVDNCWDGTLWQTELISQQEKFNLAWFTPAVWKYRGLLGEVLLASFTLQLLGLASPLITQVIIDKVMVQESLATLDVMAIALLFVATFESILGMLRLFIFTHTARRLDLSLSAQLFRHLMRLPLAYFESRRVGDTVARVQELEQIRQFLTGTALTVILDSIFAVVYLGLMFYYNIPLTFVALAVLPLFATLTIIATPILRNWLNETFNRSADSQSFLVETITGIHSVKAHAAEPVARERWEGLFARFIRTSFKASTTSNISSNIGDFLTNFSTLIILWFGAKLVIDHQLTIGQLIAFQMLSGRVTSPLLRLVQLWQNLQQVLLSVDRIGDILNAAPETEAGTGLVLPPLKGEVDFDQVFFRYHANTEPVLKGISFNIKPGQFVGIVGRSGSGKSTLSKLLQRLYQIESGRILIDGFDIKSADLASLRQQIGVVLQEDFLFNGSILENITLGNPDITSEQVVEAARLAVAHDFISQLPYGYENNVGERGTALSGGQRQRIALARLFLASAPILILDEATSALDSETEQQVLQNLKNVSSNRTVFLIAHRFAPLKRADLILVMEKGVIAERGTHLELLKQKGLYWSLYQRQQANI, encoded by the coding sequence GTGTTAAACAATTTACCCTGGAATGAACCGCCACTATCCTGGCTAAATGCTGAAGAACAAAACGAATTAAAACAGCAAGCAGAAATACATAACTACAAACTTGGCGAAAAAATTTGGTCACAAAAATTAGGTAGTGATGCTTTTGGCAAGCGAAACTATCAATTTTTGATTGTCGCTGGTAAAGTGCGTTTACGAGAGGAAGAAGAAAATAAAACCGTAGCTACTTTACAAGCAGGAGATTGGTTTGGCAACTGTCAACCATTATTTGCTGATTGTAAAGCTGTAGCTGCTAGTAAGGAAGTTATAGTTGTGTGTTGGAATTCGGCTTTGTGGAAAAAGGTTTTAAATCCTCAAGTTAATGAATTTTGGAATAATTCAACAGAGGTAGAAGAAATTGAAACTATTTTACCAGTTCCTAATTCTCCCATTTCTTCACCTTCACATCCTGCTAAATGGGAACAACCCACAATTTCTAATTATCCCTTTGTAGGAAGTGGAAATACAGGTGCAGCTTGTTTAACAATGGTGGCGCAATATTTACAAAATCCTGTGCAATTAGAATGGGTACAACGTCAGTTGCGAGGACAAAAGCCGAAAAATCTGGTAGAAGCAGGGGAGAAATTAGGGTTAGTATTGCGGAAATTACAGGTTAATTGGTATGAATTACGCCAATTAACTTTTCCCGCCGTATTGTTGTGGAATCAAGGTAATCAGGAAGATAAAAATCCCCAATTTAATTGGGTTGTAGCTTATGGCATAAAAGGCAATTTTTTAATTATTGCTAATCCTCAAAATCCTGATTATATTTGTGAACATTTACCTCAATCTGTGGTGGATAATTGTTGGGATGGTACATTATGGCAAACTGAACTAATTTCCCAGCAAGAGAAATTTAATTTAGCTTGGTTTACTCCCGCAGTTTGGAAATATCGGGGTTTATTAGGTGAAGTTTTATTAGCTTCCTTTACCTTGCAATTATTGGGTTTAGCTTCTCCATTAATTACTCAAGTCATCATTGACAAAGTGATGGTACAAGAGAGTTTAGCTACTTTGGATGTGATGGCGATCGCCCTCTTGTTTGTGGCGACATTTGAATCTATCCTGGGTATGCTGCGGCTATTCATCTTTACCCACACAGCCCGGCGTTTAGACTTGAGTTTATCGGCTCAACTTTTTCGCCATTTAATGCGTTTACCCTTGGCTTATTTTGAGTCGCGGAGAGTGGGTGATACAGTTGCTAGAGTCCAAGAATTAGAACAAATTCGCCAATTTCTCACAGGTACAGCTTTAACCGTCATTCTTGACAGTATCTTCGCTGTAGTTTACCTGGGATTAATGTTTTATTACAACATTCCTCTAACATTTGTAGCCTTAGCCGTCTTACCATTATTTGCCACATTAACTATTATCGCCACACCGATTTTGAGAAATTGGCTAAATGAAACCTTTAACCGGAGTGCGGACAGTCAATCATTTTTAGTTGAGACAATCACCGGCATTCATTCTGTTAAAGCCCATGCCGCAGAACCAGTAGCGAGAGAACGGTGGGAAGGTTTATTTGCCCGCTTCATTCGTACCAGTTTTAAAGCTTCCACCACATCTAATATTAGTAGTAATATTGGTGACTTTCTCACTAACTTTTCTACCTTAATTATCCTGTGGTTTGGGGCAAAATTAGTAATTGATCATCAACTAACCATTGGTCAATTAATTGCCTTCCAAATGTTATCAGGAAGAGTGACAAGTCCCCTATTACGGTTAGTCCAGTTGTGGCAAAACCTCCAACAAGTGCTATTATCAGTAGATAGAATCGGTGATATTCTCAACGCTGCCCCAGAAACAGAAGCCGGCACAGGATTAGTATTACCACCCCTCAAAGGTGAAGTTGATTTTGACCAAGTTTTCTTTCGTTATCATGCCAACACCGAACCAGTATTAAAAGGCATCTCTTTTAACATTAAACCAGGACAATTTGTAGGCATTGTCGGCAGAAGTGGCTCAGGAAAAAGTACCCTTTCTAAACTTCTCCAAAGACTCTATCAAATTGAGTCAGGACGAATTCTAATTGATGGATTTGATATCAAAAGTGCTGACTTAGCATCTTTAAGACAACAAATAGGCGTAGTTCTCCAAGAAGACTTTTTATTTAATGGTTCAATCTTGGAAAACATTACATTAGGCAATCCAGATATTACCTCCGAACAAGTTGTCGAAGCCGCCAGATTAGCAGTAGCCCATGACTTCATTAGTCAACTACCTTACGGCTATGAAAACAACGTAGGAGAAAGAGGAACAGCATTATCTGGAGGGCAAAGACAACGCATAGCATTAGCCAGATTATTCCTAGCATCTGCACCAATTCTCATCTTAGATGAAGCCACCAGCGCCTTAGATAGTGAAACCGAACAACAAGTATTACAAAACCTCAAAAATGTTTCCTCTAACCGCACAGTATTCTTAATTGCCCACCGTTTTGCCCCCCTCAAACGTGCTGATTTAATCTTAGTCATGGAAAAAGGAGTAATAGCCGAAAGAGGAACACATTTAGAACTATTAAAACAAAAAGGGTTGTACTGGTCACTTTATCAAAGACAACAAGCGAATATTTGA
- a CDS encoding ROK family protein → MTLILALDFGGTKLAAATVKAGGKEWLDHESRFSPTNGDALTDLEIMRSLIDSVLKGRKPDAIGVSFGGPVDATTGLVRLSHHVPGWENVPLKQILEEDYHAPSSIDNDANVAAVGEHRFGAGQGYDSLFYITISTGVGGGWILDGKPWRGALGMAGEIGHIVVDPRGPLCLCGKRGCVERLASGPYMAQNAREMLEKEPPSTNGKIRGDVLRYLTGNNLNLLTGKVVSTAAANGDEIAQEVLYRGAWALGVGIGNVANLMNPQRFVLGGGVTKSGDNFWTVVRKVARETALPEVNFEVVRALLGDDAPLWGAVALGLNVLD, encoded by the coding sequence ATGACATTAATTTTAGCTCTAGACTTTGGCGGGACAAAATTGGCAGCAGCAACAGTTAAGGCTGGTGGCAAGGAGTGGTTGGATCATGAATCACGATTTTCTCCTACAAATGGTGATGCTTTAACTGATTTGGAAATCATGCGATCGCTCATTGATTCCGTGCTAAAAGGAAGAAAGCCGGATGCCATTGGTGTCAGCTTTGGTGGTCCAGTGGATGCCACCACAGGGTTAGTCCGCTTATCTCATCACGTTCCTGGCTGGGAAAATGTTCCCCTTAAACAAATACTTGAAGAAGATTATCACGCACCTTCCAGTATAGATAATGATGCTAACGTTGCTGCTGTTGGTGAACATCGCTTTGGGGCTGGTCAAGGATATGATAGCCTATTTTACATTACCATTAGTACAGGTGTAGGTGGAGGCTGGATACTTGATGGTAAGCCCTGGCGAGGTGCATTAGGCATGGCGGGAGAAATTGGACATATTGTGGTAGATCCTAGAGGTCCCTTATGCTTATGTGGAAAACGGGGATGTGTAGAACGTTTAGCTTCTGGTCCCTACATGGCGCAAAATGCACGGGAAATGTTGGAGAAAGAACCACCTAGCACTAACGGTAAAATCAGAGGAGACGTACTCAGGTATTTGACTGGTAATAATCTCAACTTACTTACAGGCAAAGTCGTCAGCACCGCAGCAGCCAACGGAGATGAAATAGCACAAGAAGTATTATACAGGGGTGCATGGGCTTTGGGGGTCGGTATTGGTAATGTCGCCAACCTCATGAATCCTCAACGGTTTGTTTTAGGTGGTGGTGTTACCAAATCTGGGGATAATTTCTGGACTGTGGTGCGAAAGGTGGCTAGGGAAACCGCACTCCCAGAGGTGAATTTTGAGGTTGTGCGGGCATTATTGGGTGATGATGCACCTTTATGGGGGGCTGTGGCTTTGGGTTTGAATGTTTTGGATTAA
- a CDS encoding sucrase ferredoxin, which produces MNKLFCADNSREIQEDIIGSATNYQTYILIECPTPWVYEAFESKWVPDNLRSLVENITRDQLPIRFLLIANDESHRRQETTLLIYQQQQGLSQGYRKQEFKLPNIEQVAGVVSKWLAGMSVDYEIESSITRDILICTHGSHDQCCARYGNPFYFYSQNTIADLQLNHIRIWKSSHFGGHRFAPTAIDFPQGRYYGILDQDTFKSILTHTGDIQCLHKVYRGWGILPNPLQILERELMLRLGWDWFNYQVTGKIIEKSLDNHTIIGELSFEQPPGTLYTYHAKLIKDDVKTQTVKVSCHAAKETVCLKYAISNLWLVGKKVATYS; this is translated from the coding sequence ATGAATAAACTTTTTTGTGCAGATAATTCACGAGAAATCCAAGAAGATATCATTGGTAGCGCTACCAACTACCAAACCTACATTTTAATAGAATGTCCTACCCCTTGGGTTTATGAAGCCTTTGAATCTAAATGGGTACCAGATAACTTACGCAGTTTAGTAGAAAATATAACCCGCGATCAACTACCAATTCGGTTTCTATTAATTGCCAATGATGAATCCCATAGACGACAAGAAACAACCCTATTAATTTATCAACAGCAACAGGGATTAAGTCAAGGATACCGAAAACAAGAATTTAAATTACCAAATATTGAACAAGTCGCCGGAGTTGTCAGTAAATGGTTAGCAGGGATGAGTGTTGATTATGAAATAGAATCCAGTATTACCAGAGATATCTTAATATGTACTCATGGTAGCCATGATCAATGTTGTGCTAGATATGGCAATCCTTTTTACTTTTACTCTCAAAATACAATTGCTGATTTACAGTTAAATCACATCAGAATTTGGAAGTCAAGTCACTTTGGAGGACATAGATTTGCTCCTACAGCCATAGATTTTCCCCAAGGAAGATATTATGGCATCCTCGATCAAGATACCTTTAAATCAATTCTTACCCACACTGGGGATATACAATGTTTACATAAAGTTTATCGTGGTTGGGGAATATTGCCAAATCCCCTCCAAATCTTGGAAAGAGAACTCATGCTGCGTTTAGGTTGGGATTGGTTTAACTATCAAGTAACAGGTAAAATCATCGAAAAAAGCTTAGATAATCATACAATTATTGGTGAGTTGAGTTTTGAACAACCTCCCGGTACTCTCTACACTTATCACGCCAAACTTATAAAAGATGATGTGAAAACACAAACAGTTAAGGTTTCTTGTCATGCTGCCAAAGAAACAGTATGTTTGAAATATGCTATATCTAATCTTTGGCTGGTAGGGAAGAAAGTGGCAACTTATAGTTAA
- a CDS encoding YtxH domain-containing protein: MSNNRSGIFIGGLMLGTAIGTLVGLLVAPRTGRETRKLIKKSANAIPELAEDISTSVQIQADRLSSSTLDNWEETVDRLREAIAVGIDATQRESQSFHKQNTVDISSTLDETDSLTEKLERS; encoded by the coding sequence ATGTCTAATAACCGTTCTGGAATCTTTATTGGTGGTTTGATGTTGGGAACAGCTATCGGCACTTTAGTCGGTTTATTAGTTGCTCCGCGCACAGGCCGCGAAACCCGTAAACTAATTAAAAAATCTGCCAATGCTATCCCCGAATTAGCGGAAGATATTTCTACCAGTGTCCAAATTCAGGCAGATCGTCTTTCTAGTAGCACCCTAGACAACTGGGAAGAAACTGTAGATAGATTGCGGGAAGCGATCGCTGTTGGCATAGATGCTACCCAGCGCGAAAGCCAAAGTTTCCACAAACAAAATACTGTTGATATCAGCAGCACCCTAGACGAGACCGATTCCCTGACTGAAAAACTAGAACGTTCATAA
- a CDS encoding TPM domain-containing protein, giving the protein MHLCFWRRILVSIAVFCFVGSILAIDSPSALAYENPDLLPSFVTPVVDLAKTLPDPQEEKLVKELEQFETDTGWKLRVLTQYDRTPGRAVIKYWGLDDKSILLVADARGGNILSFSVGDAVYEFLPRTFWIELQTRFGNLYFVREEGEDQAILQALNSVKGCLLKGGCNVVPGLPREQWILTLVTSAVGGIICGFAGQPRGDKKIVAWQWALIFSPLWGMLFIAFGIAPVITRTTDWLPLVRNISAFAIGALVAYLSPMLNRISPDAES; this is encoded by the coding sequence ATGCACCTGTGTTTTTGGCGACGAATTTTAGTATCAATTGCCGTATTTTGCTTTGTTGGCTCAATTTTAGCAATTGATTCCCCATCAGCCCTAGCTTATGAAAATCCCGATTTACTACCCAGCTTTGTAACACCAGTAGTAGATTTAGCAAAAACTCTCCCTGACCCCCAAGAAGAAAAGCTAGTTAAAGAATTAGAACAGTTTGAAACTGACACCGGTTGGAAACTGCGCGTTTTAACTCAGTACGACCGTACCCCAGGTAGAGCAGTGATTAAATATTGGGGTTTAGATGATAAAAGTATTCTTTTGGTAGCAGATGCCCGTGGTGGTAACATCCTCAGCTTTAGTGTGGGTGATGCAGTTTATGAATTCTTACCTCGCACGTTCTGGATTGAACTACAAACCCGCTTTGGTAACTTATATTTTGTTCGTGAAGAAGGAGAAGATCAAGCCATTCTCCAGGCTCTAAATTCAGTTAAAGGTTGTTTACTCAAAGGTGGTTGTAACGTCGTTCCAGGACTACCTAGAGAACAATGGATACTCACCCTTGTTACCTCCGCTGTTGGCGGGATTATTTGTGGTTTTGCTGGCCAACCCCGTGGCGATAAAAAAATAGTTGCTTGGCAATGGGCATTAATTTTCTCACCTTTATGGGGAATGTTATTTATTGCCTTCGGTATTGCTCCAGTTATTACCCGGACAACCGATTGGTTGCCTCTAGTCCGCAATATTTCCGCTTTTGCCATTGGTGCTTTAGTAGCTTATTTATCTCCCATGCTGAATCGGATTTCTCCCGATGCTGAATCCTGA
- a CDS encoding precorrin-8X methylmutase — protein sequence MEWHVTDAQSLAIIDNEIGDHIFSPAEYEIVRRVVYATADLEYKSLIRFSEQALQAGAAALATRTTIVVDAPMVQVGISHDIQNTFANPVYCSMEALTRPQKEKTRAAWGIETLARRYPEGIFVVGQAQTALTALVELIEAEEIRPALIVATPAGFINSKTVKERLQESLVPYITVEGRKGNAVVAAAIVDGLVDLAWQAYGQDRNVGG from the coding sequence ATGGAATGGCACGTAACTGATGCTCAGAGTTTGGCAATTATTGATAATGAAATTGGTGATCATATTTTTTCACCAGCAGAGTATGAAATCGTCCGTCGCGTAGTTTACGCTACAGCCGATCTTGAGTATAAATCCTTGATTCGGTTTTCAGAACAAGCATTACAAGCTGGAGCAGCCGCCTTAGCTACGCGAACTACTATTGTGGTAGATGCGCCAATGGTGCAGGTGGGTATATCCCACGATATTCAAAATACGTTTGCTAATCCAGTGTATTGCAGTATGGAAGCACTAACACGACCCCAAAAGGAAAAAACCCGTGCAGCTTGGGGCATTGAAACTCTGGCTAGGCGTTATCCAGAAGGGATATTTGTAGTTGGTCAAGCACAAACAGCCTTAACTGCACTGGTGGAATTAATTGAAGCGGAAGAAATTAGACCCGCTTTAATAGTTGCTACCCCAGCAGGTTTTATCAATTCAAAAACTGTAAAAGAACGATTACAAGAATCCTTAGTTCCTTATATTACTGTTGAAGGTCGCAAGGGTAACGCTGTCGTAGCTGCTGCTATTGTTGATGGTTTAGTGGATTTGGCTTGGCAAGCCTATGGACAGGATAGAAATGTAGGCGGATGA
- the dapB gene encoding 4-hydroxy-tetrahydrodipicolinate reductase, whose translation MSNQTSIPVIVNGAAGKMGREVIKAVAAASDLTLMGAIDTTPEHQGKDAGELAGLSEPLEVPITNQLEPMLAYVAGERQMQPGVLVDFTHPDAVYNNIRSAIAYGIRPVVGTTGLSPAKLEELADFAEKASTGCLVIPNFSIGMVLLQEAALRASQYFDHVEIIELHHNQKADAPSGTAIQTAQLLAEMGKTFNTAIVEETEKIPGARGSLADEGIRIHSIRLPGLIAHQEVIFGAAGQIYTLRHDTSDRACYMPGVILAIRKVNQLKSLVYGLEKIL comes from the coding sequence ATGAGCAATCAAACTTCTATTCCGGTTATTGTCAACGGTGCGGCTGGTAAAATGGGACGAGAGGTAATTAAAGCGGTAGCAGCAGCATCTGATTTGACTTTAATGGGTGCAATTGACACAACTCCTGAACATCAAGGTAAAGATGCGGGGGAATTGGCGGGTTTAAGTGAACCCTTGGAAGTACCAATTACGAATCAATTAGAGCCAATGTTGGCGTATGTGGCTGGGGAGAGACAGATGCAGCCGGGGGTATTAGTTGATTTTACTCATCCTGATGCAGTTTATAATAATATTCGCAGTGCGATCGCCTATGGAATTCGTCCAGTTGTGGGAACTACGGGTTTAAGTCCGGCAAAACTCGAAGAATTAGCTGATTTTGCCGAAAAAGCCAGTACGGGTTGTTTAGTTATTCCTAACTTTTCCATTGGTATGGTACTACTCCAAGAAGCCGCCCTCAGAGCTTCCCAGTATTTTGATCATGTAGAAATTATCGAACTCCATCATAACCAAAAAGCTGATGCTCCTAGCGGTACAGCCATTCAAACTGCTCAACTATTAGCGGAAATGGGCAAAACTTTTAATACTGCTATTGTGGAAGAAACGGAGAAAATACCCGGAGCTAGAGGCAGTTTAGCAGACGAAGGGATTAGAATTCATAGTATCCGCTTACCAGGACTAATTGCCCACCAAGAAGTAATTTTTGGCGCAGCAGGACAAATTTATACCTTACGTCATGATACCAGCGATCGCGCCTGTTATATGCCAGGAGTAATATTAGCCATTCGCAAAGTTAATCAGCTAAAGTCATTAGTATATGGGCTAGAAAAAATACTTTAA